The Cohnella abietis genome has a segment encoding these proteins:
- a CDS encoding FxsA family protein, with translation MQRKLLAIFFIFALLELWGIIMMTQWIGGWATFFLIVATGFLGGWLIQVEGRRVWQQAQRQMQSGQAPGHSLLEGLCVLAGGILLIIPGFLSDLIGLTMLFPLTRPIYHLFLYRLLERTIRSGRFTIYGGSNRR, from the coding sequence ATGCAAAGAAAGCTATTAGCCATTTTTTTCATCTTTGCTCTTTTGGAGCTGTGGGGCATCATAATGATGACCCAATGGATAGGGGGATGGGCGACCTTCTTTCTTATTGTAGCCACAGGGTTTCTAGGCGGCTGGCTTATTCAAGTCGAAGGCAGAAGAGTATGGCAGCAAGCGCAAAGACAAATGCAATCCGGTCAAGCGCCGGGGCATAGCTTGTTAGAAGGACTATGCGTATTAGCGGGAGGTATTCTGCTCATTATTCCTGGCTTTCTCTCGGATCTTATTGGGTTGACCATGCTGTTCCCACTTACAAGACCCATTTACCATTTATTTCTCTATCGTTTATTAGAACGTACAATACGTAGTGGCCGATTCACAATTTACGGAGGTTCTAATCGTAGATAA
- a CDS encoding acetyl-CoA carboxylase carboxyltransferase subunit alpha produces MSSELPFERPLAELRKKIDELKHFGAEKEIDFTDEIGRLEERYKQLEVETYSNMTAAQIMHMARHHQRPTSLDYINTVFTDFIELHGDRLFADDMAIVGGLAKLNGIPVTVVGHQRGKDTKDNIQRFFGSPHPEGFRKALRFMQQANKFGRPIITFIDTKGAYPGDTAEARGQSEAIARNLREMALFGVPIICVVIGEGGSGGALGLGVGNRVLMLENAIYSVISPNGAASILWKDASKADQAAEAMKITSKDLLEFGVIEDIIPEPQGGAHRDKAMQAESIKEAIWRHLQELQQLTPDQLREDRYQKFRKIGHFGTAELE; encoded by the coding sequence ATGTCAAGTGAACTGCCCTTTGAGAGGCCGCTCGCGGAATTGCGTAAGAAGATCGACGAACTCAAGCATTTCGGTGCCGAGAAGGAAATAGATTTTACCGATGAGATTGGAAGGCTTGAAGAGCGTTACAAGCAGCTGGAAGTAGAAACCTATTCCAATATGACTGCAGCTCAGATTATGCATATGGCTCGCCATCATCAGCGTCCAACCTCCCTTGATTACATAAATACGGTTTTTACCGATTTTATTGAACTTCATGGAGATCGTTTGTTTGCTGATGATATGGCCATTGTTGGTGGGCTTGCTAAGCTTAACGGTATTCCAGTTACGGTAGTTGGACATCAGCGGGGTAAGGACACGAAGGACAATATTCAACGTTTCTTCGGCAGTCCCCATCCAGAAGGCTTCCGCAAGGCGCTTCGGTTCATGCAGCAAGCGAACAAATTCGGACGTCCGATTATTACTTTCATAGACACTAAGGGTGCTTATCCTGGCGATACCGCTGAAGCACGTGGACAATCGGAAGCAATCGCACGTAATCTCCGGGAAATGGCGCTATTCGGTGTTCCGATTATATGCGTTGTTATCGGAGAGGGTGGTAGCGGTGGTGCTCTAGGGTTAGGTGTTGGTAATCGGGTGCTCATGCTGGAGAATGCGATTTATTCTGTAATCTCTCCGAATGGAGCAGCGTCTATTTTGTGGAAGGATGCTTCGAAAGCGGACCAAGCTGCCGAAGCGATGAAGATCACTTCAAAGGATTTACTTGAATTTGGAGTTATTGAAGATATTATTCCTGAGCCACAAGGTGGAGCTCATCGCGATAAAGCTATGCAAGCAGAATCAATTAAGGAAGCAATATGGCGGCATCTGCAGGAGCTTCAGCAGTTAACGCCAGATCAATTGAGGGAAGACCGGTATCAGAAGTTCCGTAAAATCGGACATTTCGGTACCGCAGAGCTTGAATAG
- a CDS encoding acyl-CoA thioesterase, producing MAKWLLHPLRVRYQETDQMGVVYHANYLNWFEIGRTEWVRQAGINYKEMEAKGLLLPVTDVEASFKQPALYDDWVTVATRAAEITSIRVRFESRVLSGNLTGSLGESYEGDAPPGTLLVRGGTKHVWVNREWRPVRFAREAPDWYDKMIQLAGLATSI from the coding sequence ATGGCCAAATGGTTGCTACACCCTTTGCGAGTAAGATATCAGGAAACCGATCAGATGGGTGTCGTTTATCATGCTAATTATTTGAACTGGTTCGAAATAGGCAGGACGGAATGGGTGCGTCAAGCCGGAATAAACTATAAAGAGATGGAAGCAAAGGGCTTATTGCTGCCTGTTACGGATGTGGAAGCTTCGTTCAAGCAGCCTGCGCTCTATGATGATTGGGTTACGGTAGCGACACGAGCTGCAGAAATAACGAGTATCCGCGTTCGTTTTGAATCAAGGGTGCTAAGTGGTAACTTAACGGGCAGTCTGGGGGAAAGCTATGAAGGCGATGCGCCACCAGGTACGTTGTTAGTCCGTGGAGGTACGAAGCACGTGTGGGTCAATCGGGAGTGGAGACCGGTTCGCTTCGCAAGAGAGGCTCCAGACTGGTATGATAAGATGATACAGCTTGCAGGGCTGGCTACTTCGATCTGA
- a CDS encoding glutamate decarboxylase produces the protein MWTVIYIAPTSKIAERIQKHLTDEGFLVQVRPINLTKPQYEILVPSGEVKEVQEVLGSILHL, from the coding sequence ATGTGGACGGTCATCTACATTGCACCGACCTCGAAGATTGCCGAACGAATTCAGAAGCATCTAACCGACGAAGGATTTCTCGTGCAGGTGCGCCCCATTAACCTTACTAAACCGCAATATGAAATATTAGTTCCATCCGGTGAAGTAAAGGAAGTTCAAGAAGTATTAGGCAGTATTTTGCATCTTTAA
- the citZ gene encoding citrate synthase, protein MTATKGLEGIVAAKSSISSIIDGVLTYQGINIDELAEQASFEEVVYLLWHGKLPTQDELDGLIAELGQFATVPTEVIEGLRLYPKASNSMAALRTVVSSLALYDSEANDMSKEANLRKAIKLQAQLPTVVAAYARIREGKEPIAPKQGVGIAHNFLYMLTGEEPAQVAIEAMDKALVLHADHELNASTFAARVTVATLSDIYSGVTSAIGALKGPLHGGANEAVMVMLDEIGSLVNVEPYIQNKLNNKEKVMGFGHRVYKNGDPRAKHLMQMSRQLGELKGDMTLYEMSIKIEDLITSQKGLKPNVDFYSASCYTMLGIPRDLFTPIFAISRVSGWSAHILEQYEDNRLIRPRAEYVGPVNQHYVAIGERG, encoded by the coding sequence ATGACAGCAACTAAAGGCCTTGAAGGAATTGTAGCGGCGAAGTCGTCTATAAGCTCGATCATTGACGGCGTATTGACGTATCAAGGCATTAACATCGATGAATTAGCAGAGCAGGCTTCGTTCGAAGAGGTTGTATACTTGCTGTGGCATGGTAAGCTACCTACTCAAGATGAGTTGGACGGGCTTATTGCAGAGCTGGGCCAATTTGCGACAGTTCCAACAGAGGTTATTGAAGGCTTACGTTTGTATCCTAAAGCAAGCAACTCAATGGCTGCTCTACGTACCGTAGTATCCAGCCTTGCTCTTTATGATAGTGAAGCCAATGACATGAGCAAAGAAGCAAACCTTCGCAAAGCCATCAAGCTGCAAGCACAGTTGCCTACAGTAGTGGCAGCTTACGCTCGCATCCGTGAAGGCAAGGAGCCAATCGCTCCAAAGCAAGGCGTAGGAATCGCGCATAACTTCTTATATATGCTGACTGGTGAAGAGCCTGCTCAGGTTGCTATTGAAGCGATGGACAAAGCACTCGTTCTGCATGCGGATCACGAGCTGAATGCTTCAACGTTCGCTGCACGTGTAACGGTTGCTACATTGTCCGATATTTATTCCGGTGTAACATCGGCTATCGGAGCACTGAAAGGCCCATTGCACGGTGGTGCCAATGAAGCCGTTATGGTTATGTTGGATGAGATTGGCTCCTTGGTGAATGTAGAGCCTTACATTCAGAACAAGCTGAACAACAAGGAAAAGGTAATGGGCTTCGGTCATCGTGTATATAAGAATGGTGACCCACGTGCCAAGCACCTTATGCAAATGTCTCGTCAGCTAGGTGAGCTTAAAGGTGATATGACGCTTTATGAAATGTCCATAAAGATTGAGGATCTCATAACAAGCCAAAAAGGATTGAAGCCGAACGTAGACTTCTATTCTGCTTCTTGTTATACAATGCTCGGTATTCCGCGCGATTTATTCACACCAATTTTTGCAATCAGCCGTGTTTCCGGCTGGTCAGCTCATATCCTAGAGCAATATGAAGATAACCGCTTGATTCGTCCGCGTGCCGAGTACGTTGGTCCGGTCAATCAGCATTATGTAGCTATCGGTGAGCGTGGCTAA
- the pyk gene encoding pyruvate kinase, which produces MRKTKIVCTIGPSSESLENTKKLITAGMNVARLNFSHGDFEEHGNRIKTIRQASQELNKTVAILLDTKGPEIRLGKLKEEPIELVQGEFITLTTEEILGDINRVPITYKELPSDVHVGSTILIDDGLIGMTVIDIQGTEIKCQIVNSGQIKSKKGVNVPGVDISMPGLTEKDISDIKFGIEVGVDFIAASFVRRASDVLEIRELLERHDARHIHIISKIENQQGVDNLDEILEVSDGLMVARGDLGVEIPAEEVPLVQKQMIEKCNRAGKPVITATQMLDSMQRNPRPTRAEASDVANAIFDGTDAIMLSGETAAGRYPEEAVLTMSRIAERAESALHYREIFTKQANAQQTSVTEAISQAVANSALDLDAKAIVTSTESGYTARMISKYKPKSNIIAVTPVDQVLRRLQLVWGVIPVKGVTAKTTDEMFEIAVKGALETDLVRLGDTIIITAGVPVGRSGTTNLIKIHNVGELIAQGQGIGSQSATGKVVIANSPEEAIRNMTQGAILVAPSTDKEYMPAFEKAAAVITECGGITCHAAVVGLNLGIPVIVGVNDATKLLSDGMEVTLYAEHGVIYSGQAKVM; this is translated from the coding sequence ATGCGTAAAACAAAAATCGTCTGTACGATTGGTCCTTCCAGCGAATCACTGGAAAACACGAAAAAGTTGATTACAGCTGGTATGAACGTAGCACGTCTCAACTTCTCGCACGGTGACTTTGAAGAGCACGGCAACCGCATCAAAACAATTCGTCAGGCTAGCCAAGAATTGAACAAAACGGTAGCGATTCTACTCGATACCAAAGGTCCGGAAATTCGTCTAGGCAAGCTGAAGGAAGAGCCAATCGAGCTTGTTCAAGGTGAATTTATTACTTTGACAACCGAAGAAATCTTAGGCGATATCAACCGTGTTCCGATTACGTATAAGGAATTGCCTAGCGACGTACACGTAGGCTCCACAATTCTTATTGACGATGGTTTGATCGGAATGACTGTTATTGATATTCAAGGTACGGAAATCAAGTGCCAAATCGTTAACAGCGGTCAAATTAAGAGCAAAAAAGGTGTAAATGTTCCAGGAGTAGATATCTCCATGCCGGGACTTACAGAAAAAGATATTAGCGACATCAAATTCGGTATCGAGGTTGGTGTAGATTTCATAGCAGCTTCCTTCGTTCGCCGCGCAAGCGATGTTCTTGAAATTCGTGAGCTGCTTGAGCGTCATGATGCACGGCATATCCACATCATCTCCAAAATCGAGAATCAACAAGGCGTTGACAATCTTGATGAAATACTTGAAGTTTCTGATGGACTTATGGTTGCTCGTGGAGATTTGGGCGTGGAAATTCCAGCCGAAGAGGTGCCACTAGTTCAGAAACAAATGATCGAGAAATGTAATCGTGCAGGTAAGCCGGTAATTACAGCTACTCAAATGCTCGATTCCATGCAACGCAATCCACGCCCTACCCGTGCAGAAGCATCAGATGTCGCGAACGCGATTTTCGACGGTACAGATGCGATTATGCTTTCCGGTGAAACGGCTGCTGGTAGATACCCAGAAGAAGCGGTTCTGACAATGTCCCGAATTGCAGAACGTGCTGAGTCCGCTCTGCACTATCGTGAAATTTTCACGAAGCAAGCAAACGCTCAGCAAACTTCTGTAACGGAAGCGATCAGTCAAGCTGTTGCCAACTCGGCATTAGATCTAGACGCGAAAGCTATCGTAACTTCCACAGAGAGCGGTTATACTGCACGTATGATTTCCAAGTATAAGCCGAAATCAAATATTATTGCTGTTACACCTGTTGATCAAGTATTGCGTCGCCTACAGCTTGTATGGGGTGTTATCCCTGTTAAGGGTGTTACTGCAAAAACGACAGATGAAATGTTCGAAATCGCTGTTAAAGGTGCCTTGGAAACTGATCTTGTTCGTCTTGGTGATACAATCATCATTACTGCAGGTGTTCCAGTAGGTCGCTCCGGTACGACAAACCTAATCAAAATTCACAATGTTGGTGAATTAATTGCTCAGGGCCAAGGTATTGGCTCGCAGAGCGCAACAGGTAAAGTTGTTATCGCCAATTCTCCTGAAGAAGCGATTCGCAATATGACACAGGGAGCTATTCTAGTTGCTCCTTCAACGGACAAGGAATATATGCCTGCTTTCGAAAAAGCTGCTGCAGTTATTACGGAATGTGGCGGAATTACATGTCACGCAGCTGTTGTAGGTCTTAACCTAGGTATTCCAGTTATCGTAGGTGTTAATGATGCGACTAAGCTGCTAAGCGATGGAATGGAAGTAACGCTTTATGCTGAGCATGGCGTTATTTACTCCGGTCAAGCTAAGGTTATGTAG
- a CDS encoding Ppx/GppA phosphatase family protein, protein MNTNKVTGIIDIGSNTVRLSVYQLTSNGAYRVLDQGRWPARLSQRMAPDGTLPVEVVDELAEVLRYFSRICSKHGADKIRAVATAAIRQAANRDTVIQRLFAATGLSIEILTGEDEARIGSRAMLNSLSLADCFVVDIGGGSTEITLIKNRKVVHAVSFPIGCVNTSVRYSLGEEPVSQSVLSNIQADVRKLISKEKWISSHPNLPLIGLGGTVRALAKLHQRESNYPFPYLHGYELNNPDLPSTLGSLSILNVEQRRKLPGLSKDRGDVIVPGLAILLGVVQQAETSRLVVCGAGLRDGLFQETCLLNHETDSEDYVLEESIRNLNALYPVAPEGHLNQVRKLALTLYDNLSPHTVMPAYSRRILETASRLFRIGAVIDYNESADHTFYMLLHTIWNGLSHREMLLTAAIASYRGANPLRRKLAPYRLMLEDGDLEAIAKLGSLLQLAVALDRSESQAITSLELAIKGKTLHLIAHADHPLPVEHMEVETYAREIKKNWGITPMLTVHIG, encoded by the coding sequence ATGAATACAAATAAAGTAACAGGGATTATAGATATTGGATCCAATACCGTCCGCCTATCCGTTTATCAATTAACGAGTAATGGCGCTTATCGTGTTCTTGATCAAGGTCGTTGGCCTGCACGCCTGAGTCAACGCATGGCTCCCGACGGAACATTGCCTGTCGAAGTCGTTGACGAGCTTGCTGAGGTGCTCCGGTACTTTAGTCGGATTTGTTCTAAGCATGGAGCAGACAAAATTCGTGCTGTTGCAACGGCAGCCATTCGACAAGCAGCAAATAGAGACACTGTCATTCAGCGTTTATTTGCCGCTACTGGTCTGTCTATAGAGATTTTGACAGGCGAGGATGAAGCAAGAATTGGGAGCCGGGCAATGCTGAACAGTCTAAGCCTTGCCGATTGCTTTGTCGTTGATATTGGAGGTGGCAGTACAGAAATCACTTTGATTAAAAATCGCAAAGTGGTCCATGCCGTATCCTTTCCCATTGGTTGTGTAAACACTTCTGTTCGGTACTCACTTGGAGAAGAACCCGTTTCTCAGTCTGTTTTATCGAATATTCAAGCTGATGTACGAAAATTGATAAGCAAAGAAAAATGGATTTCCAGTCACCCTAATCTCCCTCTAATTGGTCTAGGCGGTACCGTTCGTGCGCTTGCTAAGCTTCATCAGCGTGAATCTAATTATCCTTTCCCATATTTGCATGGATATGAGCTCAACAATCCCGATCTACCTTCGACGCTAGGAAGCTTGTCTATTCTGAATGTTGAGCAAAGACGTAAGCTCCCAGGGTTGTCCAAGGACCGTGGAGATGTTATCGTCCCTGGTCTAGCCATATTACTTGGAGTCGTTCAACAGGCCGAGACATCCCGTCTTGTCGTCTGTGGAGCTGGTTTACGAGACGGTCTGTTCCAAGAGACCTGCCTTCTTAATCATGAAACGGATTCTGAAGATTATGTATTAGAGGAAAGCATTCGCAATCTGAACGCTTTATACCCAGTAGCCCCAGAAGGGCATCTGAACCAAGTACGCAAATTAGCATTAACTCTATACGACAACTTATCTCCCCATACGGTCATGCCCGCTTATTCACGGCGCATACTTGAAACTGCTTCGCGCTTGTTCCGGATTGGGGCTGTTATCGATTACAACGAAAGTGCCGACCACACCTTCTATATGCTACTCCATACAATTTGGAATGGCTTGTCCCATCGGGAAATGCTACTGACGGCTGCCATCGCTTCTTATCGGGGCGCTAATCCGCTTAGACGTAAGCTTGCACCTTATCGATTAATGCTTGAGGACGGGGACTTAGAAGCAATTGCTAAGCTCGGCTCTCTGCTTCAGCTTGCCGTCGCTCTTGATCGAAGCGAATCCCAGGCTATTACGTCTCTTGAGCTAGCTATTAAGGGGAAAACCCTTCACTTGATCGCTCACGCCGACCACCCACTCCCAGTAGAGCATATGGAAGTTGAAACCTATGCTAGGGAAATCAAAAAAAATTGGGGAATTACTCCTATGTTAACGGTTCACATAGGATAA
- the icd gene encoding NADP-dependent isocitrate dehydrogenase: MKLEKFAAPTSGEKITVVNGVLNVPNNPIIPFIEGDGTGRDIWKASKRVLDAAVEKAYKGEKQIAWYEVFAGEKAFNAYGEWLPADTLTAIREMIIAIKGPLTTPIGGGIRSLNVALRQELDLYVCLRPVRYFDGVPSPVKRPELVDMVIFRENTEDIYAGIEYQSGTEQVKKLLEFLQNEMGVNKIRFPETSGLGIKPVSEDGSKRLVRAAIEYAIKHGRKSVTLVHKGNIMKYTEGAFKNWGYEVAEAEFGDKVYTWSEYDRVKEEKGEEAANAAQKAALDSGRILIKDAIADIALQQVLTRPTDFDVIATLNLNGDYLSDALAAQVGGIGIAPGANINYLTGHAIFEATHGTAPKYADKDVVNPGSVILSGVMMLEHLGWLEAADLIYKGLESSINSKVVTYDFARLMEGATEVKCSAFADEIIKHF, encoded by the coding sequence ATGAAACTCGAAAAATTTGCAGCCCCAACATCCGGTGAAAAAATTACAGTAGTAAATGGTGTCCTGAACGTTCCTAACAACCCGATCATTCCTTTTATCGAAGGCGACGGCACTGGCCGCGACATCTGGAAAGCTTCTAAGCGCGTGCTTGACGCAGCTGTAGAGAAAGCTTATAAAGGCGAGAAACAAATCGCTTGGTACGAAGTATTCGCTGGCGAGAAAGCATTTAACGCTTACGGCGAATGGTTGCCTGCTGATACATTGACTGCTATTCGTGAGATGATTATCGCAATCAAAGGACCATTGACGACGCCAATCGGCGGCGGTATCCGTTCTTTGAACGTAGCTCTTCGTCAAGAGCTGGATCTTTATGTATGCTTGCGTCCTGTGCGTTATTTCGACGGAGTACCTTCTCCTGTTAAACGTCCAGAGCTTGTTGACATGGTTATTTTCCGTGAAAATACAGAAGACATCTATGCTGGTATTGAGTATCAATCCGGTACAGAGCAAGTTAAGAAATTGCTTGAATTCCTACAAAACGAAATGGGCGTTAACAAAATCCGTTTCCCAGAAACTTCCGGTCTTGGTATCAAGCCAGTTTCTGAAGATGGCTCCAAGCGTCTAGTTCGCGCTGCTATCGAATATGCAATCAAACACGGACGTAAATCCGTTACTCTAGTTCATAAAGGCAACATCATGAAGTACACAGAGGGCGCGTTCAAAAACTGGGGCTACGAAGTGGCTGAAGCTGAATTCGGCGACAAAGTGTACACTTGGTCTGAATATGATCGTGTGAAAGAAGAGAAGGGCGAAGAAGCAGCTAACGCGGCTCAGAAGGCAGCTCTTGATTCCGGCAGAATTCTAATCAAGGATGCTATTGCTGATATCGCATTGCAACAAGTTCTTACTCGTCCAACTGACTTTGACGTTATCGCTACTCTTAATCTGAATGGTGATTATCTGTCTGATGCATTGGCTGCTCAAGTTGGTGGAATTGGTATCGCTCCAGGTGCTAATATTAACTACTTAACTGGACATGCTATCTTTGAAGCGACTCATGGTACTGCTCCTAAGTACGCGGACAAAGACGTTGTAAACCCAGGCTCGGTTATCCTTTCCGGTGTTATGATGCTTGAGCATCTTGGCTGGTTGGAAGCTGCTGATTTGATCTACAAAGGCTTGGAATCTTCAATCAATAGCAAAGTCGTAACTTACGATTTCGCTCGTTTGATGGAAGGCGCAACAGAAGTAAAATGCTCGGCATTTGCAGACGAAATTATTAAACATTTCTAA
- the ppk1 gene encoding polyphosphate kinase 1 produces MTSAKNYINRDLSWLEFNRRVLEEAEDPGTPLLERFQFLSIVQSNLDEFMSVRVAGLQAQSRAGYTKTDFTGYTPQGLIKRLMKRTTRMVREQYRSYRELIRILGKEGVMLSTFRDLNEEQKTLMTKYFQQIIYPVLTPMAVDQSRPFPLLHSKGLYLAVVLQQDDLRNDSDSRSFCAIVQVPTILTRTVLVPGRKGSRKFTYLLLEDLIKEHIGLLFSGYTVEAVHAFRVTRNSDLTLNEEGSEDLLQEIEKELRRRRRGLPVRLEVEKGIHPHAMELLQDELEMEDVVFDEIDGPLDLAFLSKFVSMLPNYDHLRYSKVDPIYPDEFEEAEDMLSVLREKDVLVYHPYESFEVVNDFILEAAADVDVLAIKMTLYRVSVNSVLVQALASAAESGKQVTVVVEIKARFDEARNIAWARQLEKAGCHVVYGLVGLKTHAKITLVVRREADTLRRYVHVGTGNYNENTAKLYTDVGLFTSHPDIGADATALFNEMTGYSTPHQWSSFAVAPIGLKPKLFELIDREIEHAIAGRPAKIIAKMNSLSNQSMIDKLYEASQAGVKIDLIVRGVCCLRPGVIGLSDNIRVISIVDRFLEHARILAVGGGGEEELFISSADWMTRNLSRRVELMCPVKDPGPRQMLMNLLQMNLQDNVKARELQSSGSYVRVTSPHAPLRSQFEAADIPLWKSIASAIE; encoded by the coding sequence GTGACTAGCGCTAAAAATTACATTAATCGGGATTTAAGCTGGCTGGAGTTTAATAGGCGTGTGCTTGAGGAAGCAGAGGATCCAGGAACGCCTCTACTTGAACGGTTTCAATTTCTATCCATCGTGCAAAGTAACTTAGACGAATTTATGAGTGTAAGGGTCGCAGGATTACAAGCACAAAGCAGAGCAGGATATACAAAAACAGATTTTACTGGCTATACCCCACAAGGACTAATTAAACGATTGATGAAACGCACGACCCGGATGGTTCGAGAGCAATACCGTTCCTACCGTGAGCTTATTCGCATACTTGGCAAGGAAGGTGTCATGCTATCTACCTTCCGTGATCTGAATGAAGAACAGAAAACATTAATGACTAAATATTTTCAACAGATCATTTATCCTGTATTAACGCCAATGGCTGTTGACCAAAGTCGTCCTTTTCCACTTTTGCATAGCAAAGGGCTCTATTTAGCAGTTGTTCTGCAACAGGACGATTTGAGGAATGACAGTGACTCAAGATCATTCTGTGCAATCGTTCAAGTACCTACAATTTTGACTCGTACAGTATTAGTTCCGGGTCGCAAAGGCAGCCGTAAATTTACTTATTTGTTGCTGGAGGATCTCATTAAGGAACATATCGGTTTATTATTTAGTGGCTACACGGTCGAAGCTGTTCATGCGTTCCGCGTTACACGTAATTCAGATTTAACGCTTAACGAAGAAGGCTCAGAGGATTTACTGCAGGAAATTGAGAAGGAGCTGCGTCGTCGTCGCCGTGGGCTACCTGTAAGGCTTGAAGTAGAAAAAGGGATACATCCTCATGCGATGGAGCTTCTGCAAGACGAGCTGGAGATGGAAGACGTAGTATTCGATGAAATCGATGGACCGCTCGATCTCGCATTCCTTTCGAAATTCGTCTCCATGCTTCCTAACTACGATCATCTCAGATACTCAAAGGTTGACCCAATCTACCCAGACGAGTTTGAGGAAGCAGAGGATATGCTATCTGTTCTCCGTGAGAAAGACGTCTTGGTATATCATCCGTACGAATCCTTCGAAGTTGTTAATGACTTCATATTAGAGGCCGCAGCAGATGTAGACGTGTTGGCTATTAAGATGACGCTCTATAGAGTTAGTGTTAATTCAGTGCTTGTTCAAGCTTTGGCGAGCGCGGCGGAGTCAGGCAAGCAGGTAACCGTAGTTGTAGAGATTAAGGCGAGATTTGATGAAGCGCGCAACATTGCTTGGGCTCGCCAGCTTGAGAAGGCAGGCTGCCATGTTGTATACGGCTTGGTTGGTTTGAAGACACATGCAAAAATTACGTTAGTCGTTCGAAGAGAAGCCGATACACTGCGAAGATACGTCCATGTAGGGACGGGGAATTATAACGAAAATACGGCTAAATTATATACGGACGTAGGGTTGTTCACAAGCCATCCGGATATTGGAGCTGACGCGACGGCTTTGTTTAATGAGATGACGGGGTATTCTACTCCTCATCAATGGTCTTCCTTCGCAGTGGCCCCGATTGGTTTGAAGCCTAAGCTCTTTGAACTGATCGATCGGGAAATAGAGCATGCCATAGCTGGTCGACCAGCAAAAATCATTGCGAAGATGAACTCCTTGTCAAACCAGTCAATGATAGACAAGCTTTATGAAGCCTCTCAGGCAGGGGTGAAAATCGATTTAATCGTGCGTGGAGTATGTTGCTTGAGACCAGGAGTAATCGGTTTAAGCGATAATATCCGGGTCATTAGCATTGTAGACCGTTTTCTAGAGCATGCGAGAATATTGGCTGTAGGAGGCGGTGGGGAAGAAGAATTGTTTATCTCCAGTGCGGATTGGATGACGCGGAATTTAAGTCGCAGGGTGGAGCTAATGTGCCCGGTAAAAGATCCAGGTCCTCGTCAGATGCTGATGAATTTGCTACAAATGAACTTGCAGGATAACGTCAAGGCGAGGGAGCTACAGTCGTCAGGGAGCTACGTGCGAGTGACAAGCCCGCACGCACCTCTTCGCAGCCAGTTCGAAGCTGCGGATATTCCATTGTGGAAGTCGATTGCCAGTGCTATAGAGTAA
- the accD gene encoding acetyl-CoA carboxylase, carboxyltransferase subunit beta: MFKDLFQKKKYAVVPTERTKRDIPEGLMNRCPKCGTIQFSKELEKNLKVCSTCGHHFRLNALERIAMTLDEGRLFEIDENLISEDPLNFPGYAAKLEQQKLSSGLKDAVITGEGEIGGFAVVIGAMSFDFFSGSMGSVVGEKVTRAIERATEKKLPLVFFSTSGGARMQESILSLMQMAKTSAALAKFHEQGGLFISIFTDPTLGGVSASFASLGDIILAEPGAIVGFAGRIVIEQTIRQKLPDNFQTAEFNLKHGQLDKVVHRKEMKSLLTKLLDMHAGKGEPADVK, encoded by the coding sequence GTGTTCAAGGATTTATTTCAGAAGAAAAAATATGCAGTCGTTCCAACTGAACGTACAAAAAGGGATATTCCCGAAGGTTTAATGAACCGTTGCCCAAAATGCGGTACGATTCAGTTCAGTAAAGAGCTGGAGAAAAATCTTAAAGTTTGTTCTACCTGCGGGCATCATTTCCGTCTTAACGCCTTGGAGCGCATTGCGATGACGCTCGATGAGGGGCGTCTTTTTGAGATTGATGAAAATCTGATTTCTGAAGACCCACTTAACTTTCCTGGTTATGCAGCGAAGCTAGAGCAGCAAAAGCTCAGCTCAGGCTTGAAGGATGCTGTCATAACGGGCGAGGGTGAAATCGGTGGTTTTGCTGTCGTAATCGGTGCGATGAGCTTTGACTTCTTCAGCGGCAGTATGGGCTCCGTAGTCGGCGAGAAAGTAACGCGGGCTATTGAAAGGGCCACAGAAAAGAAATTACCTCTCGTTTTCTTCTCTACCTCTGGTGGGGCGAGAATGCAAGAGAGTATTTTGAGTTTGATGCAGATGGCTAAGACTAGTGCGGCGCTTGCTAAGTTCCATGAGCAGGGCGGCTTGTTCATTTCTATCTTTACAGATCCTACCCTAGGTGGTGTATCTGCGAGCTTCGCTAGCCTTGGAGATATTATTCTGGCTGAGCCTGGAGCAATCGTTGGATTTGCAGGTCGTATTGTTATCGAGCAGACCATCCGCCAGAAGCTCCCTGATAATTTTCAAACGGCGGAATTCAACCTTAAGCATGGTCAGCTTGATAAAGTCGTCCATCGTAAGGAAATGAAATCGCTGTTGACGAAGCTGCTCGACATGCATGCGGGGAAAGGAGAGCCGGCCGATGTCAAGTGA